One genomic window of Halogeometricum sp. S3BR5-2 includes the following:
- a CDS encoding uracil-DNA glycosylase: protein MDAEQHTLENPFNMDPDCENCPGLCDVRENVAHGYGDVGGEFLFIGERPSEGADRNGIPFTGESDERLQRILGDLGFSRSPPDSDRPDLQNAFLTYLTRCRHPDRRPTDEEVLTCEPYLNAEVRMINPEIIVPVGQRPLEELAIDYTTRAPDSFDVEAEHATTIRGRGFELVPMLSLDEQTDEDTEAFVDHVLESVFSRDYRQTKGRRSR, encoded by the coding sequence GTGGACGCCGAACAACACACCCTCGAGAACCCGTTCAACATGGACCCCGACTGCGAGAACTGTCCGGGCCTCTGCGACGTCCGCGAGAACGTCGCGCACGGGTACGGGGACGTGGGCGGGGAGTTCCTGTTCATCGGGGAGCGACCCAGCGAGGGCGCCGACCGGAACGGGATTCCGTTCACCGGCGAGTCGGACGAGCGACTCCAGCGCATCCTCGGCGACCTCGGCTTCTCGCGGTCGCCGCCGGACAGCGACCGGCCGGACCTCCAGAACGCCTTTCTCACCTACCTCACGCGCTGCCGGCACCCCGACCGGCGGCCGACCGACGAGGAGGTGCTCACCTGCGAACCCTATCTCAACGCCGAGGTGCGGATGATAAACCCCGAGATAATCGTCCCCGTCGGTCAGCGGCCCCTAGAGGAGTTGGCCATCGACTACACGACGCGCGCGCCGGACAGTTTCGACGTCGAAGCCGAGCACGCGACGACGATTCGCGGGCGCGGCTTCGAACTCGTCCCGATGCTGTCGCTGGACGAACAGACCGACGAGGACACCGAGGCGTTCGTCGACCACGTCCTCGAATCGGTGTTCTCGCGGGACTATCGGCAGACGAAGGGGCGGCGGAGTCGCTGA
- a CDS encoding DUF2064 domain-containing protein, giving the protein MTVVVLLADPPRPGLALSELAATSPLSEAEAADLHAAMLKDAMVAVSRSGGDLLVNYPAEEHLPEAHRKEEGTAEAEMRALAVDALEDPDEVRFEVQVGSSFDARAGNTIQHLLRDEDVASAALLRGDAPFFTRAKLDTVSTKLRTSDVVIGPSSGGRCYVAGFCESVDFAGAFEAPELQTVTDRATDAGHGVAFAEFQPTVRTGADLLTLVPMIRARWRASSIVPGHTAEFVVEEGLRVVDDGGDPTLVRED; this is encoded by the coding sequence ATGACCGTCGTCGTTCTCCTGGCCGACCCGCCGCGCCCCGGACTCGCGCTCTCCGAACTCGCCGCGACGAGTCCGCTGTCGGAGGCGGAGGCCGCGGACCTGCACGCCGCGATGCTGAAGGACGCGATGGTCGCCGTCTCGCGTTCCGGCGGCGACCTACTCGTGAACTACCCCGCCGAGGAGCACCTCCCGGAAGCCCACCGGAAAGAGGAGGGAACGGCGGAGGCCGAGATGCGCGCCCTCGCCGTCGACGCCCTGGAGGACCCCGACGAAGTCCGCTTCGAGGTGCAGGTCGGGTCGTCGTTCGACGCGCGCGCGGGGAACACGATACAGCACCTCCTCCGCGACGAGGACGTCGCCTCGGCGGCCCTCCTCCGCGGCGACGCCCCGTTCTTCACCCGCGCGAAGTTGGACACCGTGTCGACGAAACTCCGGACGAGCGACGTCGTCATCGGTCCGTCCAGCGGCGGGCGGTGCTACGTCGCCGGCTTCTGCGAATCCGTCGACTTCGCGGGGGCCTTCGAGGCGCCGGAACTGCAGACCGTCACCGACCGAGCGACGGACGCCGGACACGGCGTGGCGTTCGCGGAGTTCCAACCGACCGTCCGGACGGGCGCGGACCTGCTGACGCTCGTGCCGATGATTCGGGCGCGCTGGCGGGCGAGCAGTATCGTCCCCGGTCACACGGCCGAGTTCGTCGTCGAGGAGGGCCTCCGGGTCGTCGACGACGGGGGCGACCCGACGCTGGTCCGCGAGGACTGA